A window of the Clostridia bacterium genome harbors these coding sequences:
- a CDS encoding XTP/dITP diphosphatase: MEEFIVASRNKGKLKEISEILADFPLRVVSMEEIGIDKDIEEYGSTFEENALIKAKEIHSITGNMVMADDSGLEVDFLNGAPGIYSARFAGEGATDEDKNNKLLELLKEVPFEKRNARFVCVIAVVFPDGESFTVRGTCEGYIAFKPEGKNGFGYDPLFYVPEYDMTTAQLAPEEKHRISHRGKALRLMAEKLKEYGIEDKDLW; the protein is encoded by the coding sequence ATGGAAGAATTCATAGTAGCATCAAGAAACAAAGGGAAGCTGAAAGAGATTTCCGAAATACTTGCGGATTTTCCGCTTCGAGTTGTCTCTATGGAAGAGATAGGGATAGATAAGGATATAGAGGAGTACGGAAGTACATTTGAGGAAAATGCGTTGATAAAGGCAAAGGAAATACATAGTATTACCGGAAATATGGTTATGGCTGATGATTCAGGTTTAGAGGTGGATTTTCTTAATGGTGCTCCTGGCATTTATTCTGCGAGATTTGCAGGTGAAGGTGCTACTGATGAAGATAAGAACAATAAATTATTAGAGCTTCTGAAGGAAGTTCCATTTGAAAAGAGGAATGCAAGATTTGTCTGCGTAATTGCTGTTGTTTTTCCTGATGGTGAAAGTTTCACGGTAAGGGGAACCTGCGAGGGTTATATTGCGTTTAAGCCAGAGGGGAAAAACGGATTTGGATACGATCCATTATTCTATGTTCCTGAATATGATATGACAACTGCTCAGTTGGCTCCTGAAGAGAAACATAGAATAAGCCATAGAGGTAAGGCATTGAGGCTAATGGCGGAAAAGTTGAAAGAGTATGGGATTGAAGATAAAGATCTATGGTAA
- a CDS encoding metallophosphoesterase: MKILVLSDTHGDTDKAEEAIRTESDVDLIIHLGDYFRDAQKLSGIFPQIPIEYIYGNSDFMIGDVAAEKVLEYKGKRILITHGHRYSVKWDYDKLHRKAEEMKVDMILFGHTHIADTVKKGKYILVNPGSISDPRDDNSQSYAIINISEEKIESNVIYV, encoded by the coding sequence ATGAAAATACTTGTACTTAGTGATACACATGGAGATACGGATAAAGCAGAGGAGGCAATAAGGACCGAAAGTGATGTAGATTTGATTATTCATTTAGGCGATTATTTCAGAGATGCACAAAAACTTTCAGGAATATTCCCACAGATACCAATAGAATATATATATGGTAATAGTGATTTCATGATAGGCGATGTTGCTGCTGAAAAAGTACTCGAATATAAGGGTAAAAGAATTTTAATAACACACGGACACAGATATTCTGTAAAATGGGACTATGATAAGCTGCATAGAAAAGCTGAAGAAATGAAAGTGGATATGATTCTGTTCGGACACACCCACATAGCAGATACGGTAAAAAAGGGAAAGTATATTTTAGTGAACCCGGGGAGTATTAGTGATCCTAGGGATGATAACAGTCAATCCTATGCTATAATCAATATTAGTGAGGAAAAAATAGAATCCAATGTAATTTACGTATGA